The nucleotide window GTCGGGTCGGTTTCCGATGCCCAGTACGACGAGGGGCGGCTTGGAGCCGAATACGTTGAAGAAGCTGAAGGGGGCGGCGTTGACCCCGCCTTCGGGCGAAGAGCTCGTGACCCAAGCGATGGGGCGTGGGACCACCACGGAGGTCAGGAATTTGTAGCGTTCGATGGCTTCGAGATTGGGTAGGTCGATTTCCATGCCGCTAGACTTGGTAGGCTAGCAGGCGGGGCGCAAAGGGAAAACGAGAAAGGCACGCCGGATGGCGTGCCTTTTGTCAGTTGTAATCGTTTTGAAATTGCTGCGCTCAGGCCATGGCGCTGAGGAATTGGCCGACGAGGGTGCCGCGGTCGATCTTGCCGTTGGTGCCGTAGGCTTGGCGGGGAATATGGGGGATGGGGGCGTTCTTGTGAGCGGCTCGCTCACGGGTTTCCTTGGAAATGTTGACTGACTGCTTCGTCTCCTGCCTGACCGGATAGCGAACGGAAGGACGACGCCCGAATTGGAACCCTTGGTTGAAGGACTCGGGAGTGATTCGCTTGGCCGTTTCGAAGGACATGCGAGCAATTTAGCAAAAAATTAGCAATCTGGCAATGGAGTGAAGCGCTCAAAATTCGCGAGGGACGTGCCGCATCGCATTGCCAGATTGGGTCGATGCGGCGTGTCGCGAGCGACAGCCCTACGGTGGGGTGTTGGAGAAATTGGGTTGTGTGGACGCGGGCTGAAGCTCCGCTCTACGGTGAGAAAAAAGCCCGACACGCGTGAGCGGGTCGGGCTGGAGAGGGAATTTCGTTTCGGTTAGAGCTTGAGGCCGCCGAAGGCGTCGCCGAGGGAGCCGAAGGATTGGCTGCCGCCGCGGTTGCCTCCGCCGCTACGGTTTCCGCCGCGTGGGGCGTTGTTGCGGTTGCCGCCGCCTTGGCGGGGGCCACGGTTGAATTGGTTGTTGCGGCGGTTTTCTTTGTCGGCGGCGCGCTCGGCGGGGGAGCGGCGGTCGATCTCGACCACGCTCTTCAGGCTGAGGCCGATGCGCTTTCTGGCGACGTCGACTTCGGTGACGGTGGCTTGCACCTTTTGGCCGACCTTGACGACGTCGTTAGGGTCTTTGACGAAGTTGTCGGAAAGCTGGCTGATATGGGCGAGTCCGTCTTGGTGCACGCCGATGTCGATGAAGGCGCCGAAGGCGGTGACGTTGGTGACGACGCCGGTGAGCTTCATGCCTTCGGTGAGGTCGGTGATTTGATTTACGCCTTCCTTGAACTGGACGAGCTCGAATTCGGCGCGGGGGTCGCGGCCGGGTTTGGCGAGTTCTTGCAGGATGTCTTGCAGAGTGGGGAGGCCGACTTCGTCCGTAGTATATTTTTGGATATCGATGCGGTTACGGGCGGCGGAGTCTTTGACCAGGTCCTTGAGCGAGACTTGCAGGTCGAAGGCCATCTTTTCCACAAGACCGTAGCGCTCGGGGTGGACGGCGGAGGCGTCGAGTGGGTTTTCGGCGCCGCGGATACGCAGGAAGCCGGCGGCTTGCTCGAAGGCCTTGGGCCCGATGCCGGCAACCTTGGTGATTTCCTTGCGGGACTTGAAGGGACCGTTGGCTTCGCGGTGGGCGACGATGGCGCCGGCGAGGCGGGAGTTGAGGCCGGAGACGTAGGAGAGGAGCTGCTTAGAGGCGGTGTTTACCTCTACGCCGACGGCGTTTACGCAGGAGAGGACGGAGTCGTCGAGCGAGGCCTTGAGGGCGCGTTGGTCGACGTCGTGCTGGTATTGGCCGACGCCGATGGACTTGGGATCGATCTTAACGAGTTCGGCCAGCGGGTCCATAAGTCTCCGCCCGATGGATACGGCGCCGCGCACGGTGATGTCCTTGTCGGGGAACTCTTCGCGGGCGACTTCGGAAGCGGAGTAGATGGAGGCGCCGGATTCGTTGACCATGACGATGGCGACGTCCTTGGGCAGGCCGAGTCCGCGGACGAAGGATTCGGTTTCGCGGGAGGCGGTGCCGTTGCCGATGGCGATGGCTTGGATCTGGAAGCGTTGGACGAGGCCGGTGACGATGGTCTTGGCTTCGTCGATCTGGCGTTGGGATTGGCTGGGGTAGATGACGGTGTCGAAGAGGAGCTTGCCTTGGGCGTCGAGCACGACGGTTTTACAGCCGGTGCGGAAGCCGGGGTCGATGGCGAGCACGGTTTTTTCGCCGAGGGCAGGGGCGAGGAGGAGTTCGCGTATGTTTGACGTGAATACCTGGATCGCTTCCGCGTCGGCCCGCTTTTTGATTTCGAGGCGGGCGGCGGTTTCCATGGAGATGGAGAGCAGGCGCTTGAAGGCGTCGCGGGTGGCGAGGCGCACTTGCTCGGCGGCGGGGCTGGAGCCTTTTACGAAGCGGGCTTCGAGCTTGGCGATGGCGAGGTCTTCGTCGGGGCGGACGGACATGGATAGGATCATCTCTTGTTCGCCGCGGCGGATGGCGAGGATGCGGTGCGATGGAGCTTTGTCGACGGGTTCTGACCAGTCGAAGTAGTCGCGATATTTGGCGCCTTCCTCTTCCTTGCCCATCATGACCTTGGAGGTGAGGGTGGAGTGCTTGGTGTAGAGTTCGCGGAGTTCGGCGCGGGCGTCGGCATCGTCGTTGATCCACTCGGCGATGATGTCGCGGGCGCCGGCGAGGGCGGCCTCGGAGTCGGCCACTTCCTTCTCGGCGTCCACGAAGGCGTTCGCCTCGGCGGTGGGGTCGAGGGCGGCGTTTTCCTGGCCTTCGAAGAGTTTTTGGGCGAGCGGCTCGAGGCCTTTTTCGCGGGCGATGGTGGCCTTGGTACGGCGCTTGGGCTTGTAGGGGAGGTAGACGTCCTCGAGGCGGGCCATGGTTTCGGCGGCGTTGACCTTGGCTTTGAGCTCGTCGGTGAGGACTTTCTGGTCTTCGAGCGACTTGAGGATGGCGGCGCGGCGGTCTTCGAGGGCTTTGAGCTGGTCGAGGCGGTCGCGTATGTTGGCGATCTGGACTTCGTCGAGTCCGCCGGTGGCTTCCTTGCGGTAGCGGGCGATGAAGGGGACAGTGCCTCCCTCGACGAGGAGCTTGGCGGTGGCGGCTACGTGTGACTCCGGGATAGAGAGTTCTTCGGAGATCTTGGGAAGGAAGTTTTCGTGCATGAAATTGGGTTTTGGGTACTTGGTTGTTGAGGGATCGCGACCGAGGTCGCTCCTACCTGCTGAAAAACGGGTGAGGATGGTTGTGGCTTTACGGGTGGCAAGGCGGATTTAGGGTGGGCGGCTTTTTGATCGGAGTGTGGAAAGGGGGGAGGTCGTTGCTGCGAGCGAGGCACAAAAAAACGGACCGCGTCGGCGGTCCGTTGGGAGAGAAATTGTCTCGTTCGTTTTATTGCGAACCAAGACCGAGGCTAGCGGAGCTTGCGGCGAAGGCCGACGAGCAGAGCGAAGGCTCCTGCAAGAGCGAGGCCGGTGGCGCCGTTGTCCGGGACGTTGATCACGTCTTCGGTGAAGCCTTGGTAGCGTACCGAGGACTGCGAGTAGTTGTAGAAGCCGAATCTCGCTTGGTTGTAGGTGCCGTTGAGGTCGAAGATCGTTTGTCCGGTGCCGAATGCTCCGCCAGCGATTTCGATTTTGAGATTGGTAGTGGTGTAGTTGAGCGTGAAGTCGTAGACCGTGTTGTCTGCCCATCCTGTTCCGAGGTTGGTGGCCAATACGTCGTACCCTGGGGCATCGAGGTGATGGTTGCCGAATGGAATCGCGCTTGCGCCGCCTGTTACCTTGGAAAGGTAGAATCCGGGCTGGGAGCTGCTCTGCAACCCTTGCTTCCAGTCAAAGAGAATAAATGGGTCGCTTGCGTCCTCACCTTCGAAGAGGGCGAAGCCGATGTAGTCGTCGTCGGATGTCGTCTCCACGCCGAACTTTCCCTTGAAGGAATTGTTGATGAAGTATTCCGGGCTAACGAAGAACGTTGGATTTCCATTGATCCGCTGGAGCACGGTCGAGCCGTCTGAGCTTACCTGCCAGTCACCGTTTCCAGAAGGACCCTCTTGGGTCCAAGTGCTCAGGTCGATGTTGGCTGCCTGAATTGATGAGGTCGCGGCGATTGTAAAGAAAACCGCAGCAAGCGTAGTTGGGAGTTTTGTTTTCATGTATTTTTTACAGATTAAGCGTGAGCGGCGCCGTTAGCAATTGCTGTACCATTGCTGGTTATTTGGATTCTTGGTATTTAATTAAGTCGTTGTAGGTAAGAGCTATATAGACCTTTTAGGTGGGCGGTTTCGTCGTTTTCCGGAGCAAAGATTCGTCGGTTGCTTTTACATGTTTTACACTTTTTCAAAATTTGATGTTCTCGTTTTGAATAGAAATTCCCTCATAAGGTTACGGGAGCGTGAACAATGAATCCGTTGGCGGGGATATGGGGAAGCTGGCTTGAAACTTGGGCTTGGAAAGCGGAGCTTGGGGGTATGATTCTTCGTGTGTTGGGAACCTGCCTTTGGGGAGTGGTTTTGTCCTTGTACTCCTGGGCGGAGCCGGTGGCTGAGCTTGAGTTTTCTGCGGTTCGGGTGGACGGGAGTGTGCGGGACGATGAGGGCCTGGCGGCTTATTTGGCTCCTTACCGCGAGGGGGTAGAGGCGTTTGCGGCGGAGGTGATCGGTTATGCGGCCGAGCCGCTTTCGCGGTCGCGGCCGGAGTGCGGTCTTTCGAACTTGGTGGCGGATTCGCTGCGGGTAGTGGGAGCGAAGGAGTTCGGAGCGGAGGTGGATTTGTCGGTGACGAATTTCGGGGGCTTGCGGAGGGACTTGCCGCAGGGGGAGCTGACGATGGGGCTGATCACTGAGCTGTCTCCTTTCGAGAATTACCTGACCTATTTGGAGGTGGATGGCGCTTTCGTGCAGGAGCTGGCGCGACAGGCGGCGGGAGGAGTGGCTGTCTCTGGGATCAAAGTGACGCTGGATAGCGAAGGGCGAGTGTTGGAGGCTTTGGTCAACGGAGAGCCGATCGATGCAAGGCGTCGCTACCGGGTGGTCACGATCGACTACTTGGTCGCGACCTACGGAGCCTTGTTTCGCGAGGAGTGGATTTTGGAGAAGCGAGTATCTAAGAATTTGATACAGAGGGATGCGATCGTGTTGCACTTGTCGGCTCTGGCGGAGCGTGGCGTGAGGATATTCGACGCGGGGGAAGGTC belongs to Pelagicoccus enzymogenes and includes:
- a CDS encoding 5'-nucleotidase C-terminal domain-containing protein — its product is MILRVLGTCLWGVVLSLYSWAEPVAELEFSAVRVDGSVRDDEGLAAYLAPYREGVEAFAAEVIGYAAEPLSRSRPECGLSNLVADSLRVVGAKEFGAEVDLSVTNFGGLRRDLPQGELTMGLITELSPFENYLTYLEVDGAFVQELARQAAGGVAVSGIKVTLDSEGRVLEALVNGEPIDARRRYRVVTIDYLVATYGALFREEWILEKRVSKNLIQRDAIVLHLSALAERGVRIFDAGEGRVRVVE
- a CDS encoding Tex family protein, with the protein product MHENFLPKISEELSIPESHVAATAKLLVEGGTVPFIARYRKEATGGLDEVQIANIRDRLDQLKALEDRRAAILKSLEDQKVLTDELKAKVNAAETMARLEDVYLPYKPKRRTKATIAREKGLEPLAQKLFEGQENAALDPTAEANAFVDAEKEVADSEAALAGARDIIAEWINDDADARAELRELYTKHSTLTSKVMMGKEEEGAKYRDYFDWSEPVDKAPSHRILAIRRGEQEMILSMSVRPDEDLAIAKLEARFVKGSSPAAEQVRLATRDAFKRLLSISMETAARLEIKKRADAEAIQVFTSNIRELLLAPALGEKTVLAIDPGFRTGCKTVVLDAQGKLLFDTVIYPSQSQRQIDEAKTIVTGLVQRFQIQAIAIGNGTASRETESFVRGLGLPKDVAIVMVNESGASIYSASEVAREEFPDKDITVRGAVSIGRRLMDPLAELVKIDPKSIGVGQYQHDVDQRALKASLDDSVLSCVNAVGVEVNTASKQLLSYVSGLNSRLAGAIVAHREANGPFKSRKEITKVAGIGPKAFEQAAGFLRIRGAENPLDASAVHPERYGLVEKMAFDLQVSLKDLVKDSAARNRIDIQKYTTDEVGLPTLQDILQELAKPGRDPRAEFELVQFKEGVNQITDLTEGMKLTGVVTNVTAFGAFIDIGVHQDGLAHISQLSDNFVKDPNDVVKVGQKVQATVTEVDVARKRIGLSLKSVVEIDRRSPAERAADKENRRNNQFNRGPRQGGGNRNNAPRGGNRSGGGNRGGSQSFGSLGDAFGGLKL